A DNA window from Halomicrobium mukohataei DSM 12286 contains the following coding sequences:
- a CDS encoding response regulator transcription factor: MSESDRPVVLIVEDEPDVAETYKLWLRNDYEVRMAHDGDEGLDLLDDSVDVVLLDRMMPGLSGDEVLERIRERDLGCRVSMVTAVEPDFDILEMGFDAYLSKPIRSEQLHETVENLLERSEYDTLLQEYYSLVEKQATLEASKSSAELEESDEYDELKAEIGELKSELSESLGGIGDDADFIATLRGLSNGEDE; the protein is encoded by the coding sequence ATGTCTGAATCGGATCGCCCCGTCGTGCTCATCGTCGAGGACGAACCGGACGTCGCGGAAACATACAAGCTATGGCTCCGAAACGACTACGAAGTCCGGATGGCCCACGACGGTGACGAAGGGCTCGACTTACTCGACGACAGCGTCGATGTCGTGTTACTCGACCGTATGATGCCGGGACTCTCGGGTGACGAGGTACTGGAGCGTATCCGGGAACGCGATCTCGGCTGTCGCGTCTCGATGGTGACGGCGGTCGAACCGGACTTCGACATTCTGGAGATGGGGTTCGACGCGTATCTCTCGAAGCCGATCCGGAGCGAACAGCTCCACGAGACCGTGGAGAACCTGCTCGAACGCTCCGAGTACGATACTCTCCTGCAGGAGTACTACTCGCTGGTCGAGAAGCAAGCGACGCTCGAAGCGAGCAAGAGCAGCGCGGAGCTGGAAGAGAGCGACGAATACGATGAACTTAAGGCAGAGATCGGAGAACTAAAATCCGAACTCTCGGAATCACTCGGTGGCATCGGCGACGACGCCGACTTTATCGCAACGTTGCGTGGGCTCAGTAATGGTGAAGACGAATAA
- a CDS encoding RAD55 family ATPase codes for MYDLSTVLDFDALDSVRPGTSLLVAGPAMSGKEALAMDVLKDGVGNGEGAVVVTTNDRASSVVDEFRTDVPEMDDSQLGVVDCRGDNSGGEAPQSGAYTHHVNSPGDLTGIGIGITKALEGLHKSGRDQGRLALVSLSTMLTYTDKKTVFKLCHILSSRLDSAGYVGVFTIDSGAHDDQTLQVIKQAFDGLIEFREEDGTRQARVMGLTSQPSEWKEL; via the coding sequence ATGTACGACCTGTCAACCGTACTCGACTTCGATGCGCTGGACTCGGTTCGCCCGGGGACGAGCCTACTCGTCGCGGGACCCGCGATGAGTGGCAAAGAGGCCCTCGCGATGGATGTACTCAAAGATGGGGTCGGTAACGGCGAGGGGGCGGTCGTCGTGACGACGAACGATCGGGCGAGCTCGGTCGTCGACGAGTTTCGAACGGACGTACCGGAGATGGACGACTCCCAGCTCGGAGTCGTCGACTGCCGCGGCGACAACAGCGGGGGTGAAGCCCCACAGAGCGGCGCGTACACCCATCACGTGAACTCGCCGGGCGACCTGACCGGCATCGGTATCGGCATCACGAAAGCACTGGAGGGGCTCCACAAGAGCGGGCGCGACCAGGGACGGCTCGCGCTGGTCTCCCTGTCGACGATGCTGACGTACACGGACAAGAAAACCGTGTTCAAGCTCTGTCACATCCTCTCGTCGCGACTGGACTCGGCGGGCTACGTCGGCGTGTTCACGATCGACTCCGGCGCACACGACGATCAGACCCTCCAGGTCATCAAGCAGGCGTTCGACGGCCTCATCGAGTTCCGCGAGGAGGACGGCACCCGTCAGGCCCGCGTCATGGGCCTCACGAGCCAGCCCTCCGAGTGGAAAGAACTCTGA
- a CDS encoding DUF5827 family protein yields the protein MPQPKDDFDDLRPLEFREPEEVLDDDEMYTIYEIGRLLQGLEAEAELDVETENVLMDWAIPWLIKHADAFVFAEPSADDEPGYYGLA from the coding sequence ATGCCACAACCGAAAGACGACTTCGACGACCTCCGCCCGCTGGAGTTTCGCGAGCCCGAGGAAGTGCTCGACGACGACGAGATGTATACGATCTACGAGATCGGTCGCCTCCTCCAGGGGTTAGAGGCCGAGGCGGAACTCGACGTCGAGACCGAGAACGTCCTGATGGACTGGGCCATTCCGTGGCTCATCAAACACGCCGACGCCTTCGTCTTCGCCGAGCCGAGTGCCGACGACGAGCCGGGCTACTACGGACTCGCTTAG
- the sod gene encoding superoxide dismutase: MSEHSDPELPPLPYDYDALEPHISEQVLTWHHDTHHQGYVNGLAAAEETLAENRESGEFGSSAGALGNVTHNGSGHYLHTLFWDNMSPNGGGEPSGELRDRIEADFGSYEGWKGEFEAAASAAGGWALLVYDPVAKQLRNVTVDKHDQGALWGSHPIMALDVWEHSYYYDYGPDRGSFVDAFFEVVDWDEVASQYETAVGHFE; encoded by the coding sequence ATGTCCGAACACTCAGATCCGGAACTGCCGCCACTTCCGTACGACTACGACGCGCTGGAGCCCCACATCTCAGAGCAGGTGCTCACCTGGCACCACGACACCCACCATCAGGGGTACGTCAACGGCCTCGCGGCCGCCGAGGAGACCCTCGCGGAGAACCGCGAGTCGGGTGAGTTCGGATCCAGCGCCGGTGCGCTGGGCAACGTCACCCACAACGGCAGTGGACACTATCTCCACACGCTGTTCTGGGACAACATGTCCCCCAACGGCGGCGGCGAGCCGTCGGGCGAGCTCCGTGACCGGATCGAAGCGGACTTCGGTTCCTACGAGGGCTGGAAAGGCGAGTTCGAGGCGGCCGCCTCGGCCGCCGGTGGCTGGGCGCTGCTCGTCTACGACCCGGTCGCCAAGCAGCTCCGCAACGTCACGGTCGACAAGCACGACCAGGGCGCGCTCTGGGGGTCCCACCCCATCATGGCGCTGGACGTCTGGGAGCACTCGTACTACTACGACTACGGCCCGGACCGCGGCAGCTTCGTCGACGCCTTCTTCGAGGTCGTCGACTGGGACGAGGTCGCGTCGCAGTACGAGACCGCAGTCGGTCACTTCGAGTAA
- a CDS encoding MBL fold metallo-hydrolase, which translates to MIRNLAPSSGVFTSNVFLVEGETTTLVDVGNDFDVVSEVRAVVDEIDQVVLTHTHRDHVGTLDAVREAFDAPVCGYDGGFDGVDRAIADETTRQIGDEEYVALHTPGHKNDHLCLYAAEAGVLFAGDLVFANGSFGRTDLEEGDRSLLVESIDRVLDLVDEDLAEMHAGHGPSVTDDPYGNIELARRAARF; encoded by the coding sequence ATGATCCGAAACCTTGCACCGTCGAGCGGGGTCTTTACCAGCAACGTCTTTCTCGTCGAGGGCGAGACGACGACGCTGGTCGACGTGGGCAACGACTTCGACGTGGTCTCCGAGGTGCGAGCGGTCGTCGACGAGATCGATCAGGTCGTCCTGACACACACCCACCGCGACCACGTCGGCACCCTCGACGCGGTACGGGAGGCGTTCGACGCGCCGGTCTGTGGCTACGACGGCGGCTTCGACGGCGTCGACCGGGCGATCGCCGACGAGACGACCCGACAGATCGGCGACGAGGAGTACGTGGCACTGCACACGCCGGGTCACAAGAACGATCACCTCTGTCTCTACGCGGCCGAGGCGGGCGTGCTCTTCGCCGGTGATCTGGTGTTTGCCAACGGCAGCTTCGGTCGGACGGACCTCGAAGAGGGAGACCGATCGCTGCTCGTCGAGAGCATCGACCGCGTCCTCGATCTCGTCGACGAAGACCTCGCCGAGATGCACGCCGGCCACGGTCCCAGCGTCACGGACGACCCGTACGGCAACATCGAACTGGCGCGGCGGGCGGCGCGGTTCTAA